One genomic window of Parasteatoda tepidariorum isolate YZ-2023 chromosome 9, CAS_Ptep_4.0, whole genome shotgun sequence includes the following:
- the LOC110283186 gene encoding uncharacterized protein, whose amino-acid sequence MCVVGRTGAQCMCRPPYEGTYCERDPCAGLPCRNGGMCVVGRNGAQCVCHYPYEGKYCEIRKLPMETRDRDIDHCRNIDCRNGGMCINNKSGAQCLCRFPYEGKFCEIDPCENVSCRNGGNCVLGRNGAQCLCRYPYGGEFCEIEVIPEISSTDASTPSTDASTPSTVASNTSTDAYTPSTYTSTPSTYVSTPSTYASTPSTYASTPSTFASTPSTDASTPSTYTSPSTYTCTPSTYTSTPSTYTSTPSTYVSTPSTDASTPSTFASTPSTDASTPSTYTSTPSTYTATPSTYTSTPSTFASTPSTDASTPSTYTSTPSTYTSTPSTYTSTPSTDVSTPSTYTSTPSTYVSTPSTDASTPSNFVSTPSTDASTPSTYTSTPSTYTATPSTYISTPSIDVSTPSTNTSTPSADDIVTKNLNTTFF is encoded by the exons ATGTGCGTAGTAGGTAGAACTGGTGCTCAATGTATGTGCCGTCCCCCTTATGAGGGAACATATTGCGAAAGAG ATCCATGCGCAGGACTGCCTTGTAGAAATGGCGGAATGTGCGTTGTCGGTAGAAATGGTGCCCAATGTGTATGTCATTACCCATATGAAGGAAAATATTGTGAAATCAGGAAGTTACCAATGGAAACGAGAGATAGAG atatagaTCATTGTAGAAATATTGACTGCAGAAATGGTGGAATGTGCATAAACAATAAGAGTGGCGCTCAATGTCTATGCCGTTTTCCTTATGAGGGAAAATTTTGCGAAATAG ATCCGTGTGAAAACGTTTCTTGCAGAAATGGCGGAAACTGCGTTCTAGGTAGAAATGGAGCTCAATGTTTATGCCGTTATCCTTATGGGGGAGAATTTTGTGAAATAG AAGTGATTCCTGAAATTTCATCGACTGATGCTTCTACTCCATCAACTGATGCTTCTACTCCATCGACTGTTGCTTCTAATACATCGACTGATGCCTATACTCCATCGACTTATACTTCTACTCCATCGACTTATGTTTCTACTCCATCGACTTATGCTTCTACTCCATCAACTTATGCTTCTACTCCTTCTACTTTTGCTTCTACTCCATCAACTGATGCTTCTACTCCATCGACTTATACTTCTCCATCGACTTATACTTGTACTCCATCGACTTATACTTCTACTCCATCGACTTATACTTCTACTCCATCGACTTATGTTTCTACTCCATCGACTGATGCTTCTACTCCTTCTACTTTTGCTTCTACTCCATCAACTGATGCTTCTACTCCATCGACTTATACTTCCACTCCATCGACTTATACTGCTACTCCATCGACTTATACTTCTACTCCTTCTACTTTTGCTTCTACTCCATCTACTGATGCTTCTACTCCATCGACTTATACTTCTACTCCATCGACTTATACTTCTACTCCATCGACTTATACTTCTACTCCATCAACTGATGTTTCTACTCCATCGACTTATACTTCTACTCCATCGACCTATGTTTCTACTCCATCGACTGATGCTTCTACTCcttctaattttgtttctacTCCATCAACTGATGCTTCTACTCCATCGACTTATACTTCTACTCCATCGACTTATACTGCTACTCCATCGACTTATATTTCTACTCCATCAATTGATGTTTCTACTCCATCAACTAATACTTCTACTCCATCAGCTGATGATATCGTCACAAAAAATCTCAACACAACCTTTTTCTGA